One genomic region from Rosa rugosa chromosome 1, drRosRugo1.1, whole genome shotgun sequence encodes:
- the LOC133718004 gene encoding protein RADIALIS-like 4 isoform X1, with product MASNSLSSRSSSSSWTPKQNKQFEKALALYDKDTPDRWQKVARAVGGKSAEEVKRHYEILLEDVKHIESGRIPYPDYRNSD from the coding sequence GAAGCTCGAGCTCCTCATGGACTCCTAAGCAGAACAAACAGTTCGAAAAGGCGCTAGCCTTGTACGACAAGGACACCCCCGACCGCTGGCAGAAGGTGGCCAGAGCCGTAGGAGGGAAGTCCGCGGAGGAGGTGAAGAGGCACTATGAGATCCTCCTTGAGGATGTCAAGCACATTGAGTCTGGTAGAATCCCATATCCTGATTACAGGAATAGCGACTAA